The Pangasianodon hypophthalmus isolate fPanHyp1 chromosome 5, fPanHyp1.pri, whole genome shotgun sequence genome includes a window with the following:
- the gpbar1 gene encoding G-protein coupled bile acid receptor 1, whose product MDSMDESEQEKLIMFITLPLSSIIILTNLLIIVGIACNRQLHDTPNYFFLSLLVADLCTGLALPFIPRMGLNRSLHFRSCLLVHIFPNFLFLSFLFNLVMVHYERYLCIVHPLHYSQFWVHRCFPAALLAVWIPPLLYASLPAFGWNNWTKKQLNLSLDANTTHANVCDYKQIFPKPFIYLEVYGLLLPAILSILAMTGRVLWIARKQLRDICKLNRSVECSEASEHKHRLNLRYAKCVAAVSLTFLVCWVPYIVYLHVSVMLLQEGAKRHSPLNIILSCTGIGSMAIIPIILSLANRQYTEPARNLLMKIRTRCTRIQDLRDPP is encoded by the coding sequence ATGGACTCCATGGACGAGAGTGAGCAGGAAAAGCTTATCATGTTCATCACCTTGCCGCTGTCCTCCATTATCATCCTCACCAACCTGCTCATCATCGTGGGTATCGCCTGCAACAGACAGCTCCATGACACGCCCAACTACTTCTTCCTGAGCCTGCTGGTGGCAGATCTCTGCACGGGCCTCGCTCTGCCCTTCATCCCTCGCATGGGTCTCAATCGATCGCTGCACTTTCGGTCCTGTCTGCTTGTACACATCTTCCCCaatttcctcttcctgtccTTCCTCTTCAACCTGGTCATGGTGCACTATGAGCGGTATCTGTGTATCGTCCATCCACTGCATTACAGCCAGTTTTGGGTGCACCGCTGCTTCCCGGCTGCACTTTTAGCTGTATGGattcctcctctcctctatGCTAGTTTACCCGCCTTTGGATGGAACAACTGGACAAAGAAACAACTTAACCTCAGCTTGGATGCTAATACAACCCATGCTAATGTGTGTGACTACAAACAGATTTTTCCCAAACCTTTCATCTACTTGGAAGTCTATGGGCTACTCCTGCCTGCCATCCTCTCCATCCTGGCTATGACAGGCCGAGTTCTCTGGATTGCTCGAAAGCAACTGCGAGACATTTGTAAGCTTAATCGCTCTGTGGAGTGCAGCGAGGCCTCAGAACATAAACATCGCCTCAATCTGCGCTACGCAAAGTGTGTCGCTGCTGTCTCACTCACCTTCCTGGTCTGCTGGGTGCCGTATATCGTCTATCTGCATGTTTCCGTTATGTTGCTTCAAGAAGGCGCAAAGAGACACTCACCCCTCAACATCATCCTCTCATGCACGGGAATCGGCAGCATGGCCATCATACCCATTATACTCAGTCTCGCCAACAGGCAGTACACAGAGCCAGCGCGCAATCTGCTGATGAAAATCAGGACTCGTTGCACTAGAATACAAGACTTAAGAGATCCTCCCTGA